Genomic segment of Catenibacterium mitsuokai:
TGTGGTCGCTGGGGAAACTTCTTTAATCATGAAGCATTTGGTTCAGCGGTTTCATTAAACTTCCTCAAGTTATTACATCTTCCTCAATTTATCATCAACAATATGTATATTGAGGGGGCGTATCATCATCCTACATTCCTTTATGAATCAGTAGGGAACTTGATTGTTTTTCTTGTGATTATTCTTGTAGTTAAGAAGAAAGCACAATGTACAGGTGAACAGTTCTTCTCTTATTTTATCGGTTATGGTATTGTGAGATTCTTTGTGGAAGGATTACGTACAGACTCACTTATGTTAGGTCCTATCCGTATGGCCCAACTCACATCTATAGTATTTATTATTGCGGGTGTGGCTGGTATATATTACTTAAGAAACTATCAAAAGCGAAAGAATTAATCTTTCGCTTTTTCTTCACATTAAGTTAATGTATCATATGTATGATAAACAAGAGGTGTAAAAGATGGATAAAAGAATTGAAAATCATATCATCCAACAATATTATGACAATCAAAGTCTCTATCGTTCGTTAAAACATGATATTACAGATATTATTGATAATATCATTACAAAGAATAATATAAAGATTTCTAATTTTGCGATACGTATTAAAACAGAAGATGCATTAAGACGTAAAATCTGTTTAAAACATAAGTATAAGGATGTGAATGATATTACAGATATCGTTGCATGCCGTATTATTACATTGTTTGAATCAGATATTGATGTCATTTATAAGTTGATTAAACAGAACTTTGATATTGTGGAATACAATGATAAGAGAAAGAAGAACTATGATGACCGTATTGATTTCGGTTATAACTCTCTTCATTTATTAGTTAAATATAATGAAGCGAGACTGAATATGATAGAGTATTCAGATTATCGTCATATTGTCTTTGAAATACAAATTAGAACTATTCTCCAGCATTCTTGGGCTGAAGTAGAACATGGTCTAGGTTATAAGTCACAATATGAAATTCCTAAGGATATTCGTAGAAGACTCACAAGACTCAGTGCGACTCTAGAAATACTAGATGAAGAATTTGTGAATATAAGAGATGATATAGAAGAATACAATAGGGGTATTGATCATATAGAGAAGGTATTAAAGACAGACTTGAACTATAACTCTCTCATGACTTATTACCATGATTCTCCTATTATGAGTGAATTAACACAGATCATCTGTGAACAATTCAATGTATCAATTAAAGAAGAGCCTTATATTATATCTGAATTAAGAGTTGTAAAAAGATTCCATAATCTAGGCTATATGTATGTTCATGAACTCGATGAATTCATTATAGAAAATAGAGATAACATCGTAAACTTTGCGCAGTCAAAGCTCCGTTTCTTAGAAAAGAATAAGTATTTCAACCCTTATGATATCTTTGTCTGGGTATCACTGATCATGTTGTTGAATCAAGGTGTGGATGATCCTGAAAATATCATCAGTAATGAAATGTTCAGTATTCCTAATAAGAATGAAATAGATAAAGGAATTAATTAATATGTATCATATTTTGACACATTTATGATTGATTCATGTATAATTACATTAACGCTTTTAAATTAAAAAGAAAGAAGGTAAATAATATGGGATTTTTAGAAGGTAAGACTGTCATTGTGACTGGTGGTGGACGTGCTGTACTTGAAGATGGTACATGTGGTTCAATTGGTTATGGTATCGTAACAGCATTTGCGAAAGAAGGGGCAAATATTGTCATTACTGGACGTAACCTAAAGAAACTAGAAGATGCAAAAGAAGAAATTGAAAGACTTTATAATGTAGAAGTTCTTCCAGTACAGGCTGATGTGAATGCAGGTGCTGATAATGAAGCAGTAGTAAAAGCAGTTGTTGAAAAGGCAATTGAAAAGTTCGGTCATATTGATGCATTAGTCAATAATGCACAGGCAAGTGCATCTGGTGTATCTCTTGCAGAACATACTACAGAACAGTTTGATTTAGCTATGTATTCAGGATTATATGCAGCATTCTATTATATGAAAGCATGTTATCCATACTTAAAAGAAACAAAAGGTTCAGTCATCAACTTTGCATCGGGTGCTGGATTATTTGGAAACAAAGGTCAGTGCTCTTATGCTGCTGCAAAAGAAGGTATCCGTGGTTTAACACGTGTTGCTGCGACTGAATGGGCTGCAGATGGTATCAACGTAAACGTTGTATGCCCACTTGCTTGGACTGCTCAGCTTGAAAAGTTTGAAAAAGCTTATCCAGAAGCATTCAAGGCCAATGTTCATACACCACCTATGGGACATTTTGGTGACAATGAAAAAGAAATCGGACGTGTTGTTGTACAATTAACTTCTCCAGACTTCAAATATATGACTGGTGAAACAATCACTCTTGAAGGTGGATTAGGAATGAGACCATAAGGAAACGCAATGCGTTTCCTTTTTTCAAAGGAGTAATGCAATGATTTATTATTTTAGTGGAACAGGAAATAGCCATTATGTAGCAGAAGTACTTTCAAAGTCCCTACAGGATACTATGCAATCTATTGAATCAGCTCAAAGCATTAAACAGGATGAAATAATAGGTATTGTCACACCTGTTTATTTCTTTGGTTTACCTGATATTGTGAAGGATTTTTTAGAAAGACTCTCTGTTTCTCCTAAGTCTTATTTTTATCTTGTCGTGACTTATGGTGGTAAACCAGGGAATATAGGTAAAGAAGCGAATAGTATCATGCAGAAGAAAGGCACAGGCTTTTATGCGATGTATGGTGTGAAAATGGTGGATACGTATATTCCTATGTATGATGCATCTAAAAATGAAAAGGTAGAATCTCAAATAGATCCTCAAATAGAAGAAATCATCACTACAATCAAGGAAAGAAGAATAGGGGACTACTTGAAAGGAACAGTACCAGTTCTTATTAATAAGGCCTGTTCGTTTCAATATAAGCAGATAAGAAAAACAAACAACTTAACCATTGATGAATCCTGTATTCATTGTGGCTTATGTGCAAAAGAATGTCCCGAACAGGCGATAGAAATCAAAGACCATGTGACATTTAGAAAAGAACAGTGTATGATGTGTTTAAGATGTTTACATCATTGTCCTGTGAATGCAATCAGATTTAAAAATAAGGACAAAGGACAATACAGGAGGTTACTATGATCAAAGAAGATATTCTAATCAAGAATACAACAAGAGAACAGAGAGAACAAATTGTGAATGATGCCTTAGGTATAGTAGATGGTTTATGTGATGGTTGTTCACAGGGAATCATTTCTATGTATGATGCGTATATTGATGGCTTAAAAGAACTAGATGAAATCAACAGAGAATTCAATGCCCACTATGAAGTAGATGATAAACGTGGTGGCAATAGAGGCGGCTGTTCAATGATGTAAGAAGTAAGAGTGATCTTACTTCTTTTTTTACATGAAAAAAGAACTTCTTTCGAAGTTCTTATCCCCATACCTCTTCGGCAATTTCTTTGACTAATTTTAATTTAGCCCACTGCTGTTCTTCAGTGAGTTTATTACCAATCGCACATGATGCGAATCCACATTGTGGACTTAAATAGAGTCTATCTAATGGAATAAACTTAGCTGCTTCATGAATTCTCTTAATCACTGTTTCTTTATCTTCTAATTCAGGTGTTTTAGTTGTAATCAAACCTAATACAACTTTCTTATCTTCTGATACCTTTGCGAGAGGTGCAAATCCTCCAGATCTTTCATCATCATATTCTAGATATAAAGCATCGACATTTTCTTTCGCAAATACATAATCAGCGACAGAATTATAAGGACCTTTCGCAAAGAATGTAGAATGGTAATTACCA
This window contains:
- the lgt gene encoding prolipoprotein diacylglyceryl transferase gives rise to the protein MQFFPEYNIFLKIGGLQIHMYAVCIIIGAFIAYLLGQYNFKKLGYSSEILSDYFFGVLMTGIIGARIWYVIFMWKELYASHPEEIIAIWHGGLAIQGGIIAALIYSYYFFKKKDIPFFVAGDAIMPGVLIAQACGRWGNFFNHEAFGSAVSLNFLKLLHLPQFIINNMYIEGAYHHPTFLYESVGNLIVFLVIILVVKKKAQCTGEQFFSYFIGYGIVRFFVEGLRTDSLMLGPIRMAQLTSIVFIIAGVAGIYYLRNYQKRKN
- a CDS encoding EFR1 family ferrodoxin (N-terminal region resembles flavodoxins. C-terminal ferrodoxin region binds two 4Fe-4S clusters.), with product MIYYFSGTGNSHYVAEVLSKSLQDTMQSIESAQSIKQDEIIGIVTPVYFFGLPDIVKDFLERLSVSPKSYFYLVVTYGGKPGNIGKEANSIMQKKGTGFYAMYGVKMVDTYIPMYDASKNEKVESQIDPQIEEIITTIKERRIGDYLKGTVPVLINKACSFQYKQIRKTNNLTIDESCIHCGLCAKECPEQAIEIKDHVTFRKEQCMMCLRCLHHCPVNAIRFKNKDKGQYRRLL
- a CDS encoding SDR family NAD(P)-dependent oxidoreductase, translating into MGFLEGKTVIVTGGGRAVLEDGTCGSIGYGIVTAFAKEGANIVITGRNLKKLEDAKEEIERLYNVEVLPVQADVNAGADNEAVVKAVVEKAIEKFGHIDALVNNAQASASGVSLAEHTTEQFDLAMYSGLYAAFYYMKACYPYLKETKGSVINFASGAGLFGNKGQCSYAAAKEGIRGLTRVAATEWAADGINVNVVCPLAWTAQLEKFEKAYPEAFKANVHTPPMGHFGDNEKEIGRVVVQLTSPDFKYMTGETITLEGGLGMRP
- a CDS encoding GTP pyrophosphokinase; its protein translation is MDKRIENHIIQQYYDNQSLYRSLKHDITDIIDNIITKNNIKISNFAIRIKTEDALRRKICLKHKYKDVNDITDIVACRIITLFESDIDVIYKLIKQNFDIVEYNDKRKKNYDDRIDFGYNSLHLLVKYNEARLNMIEYSDYRHIVFEIQIRTILQHSWAEVEHGLGYKSQYEIPKDIRRRLTRLSATLEILDEEFVNIRDDIEEYNRGIDHIEKVLKTDLNYNSLMTYYHDSPIMSELTQIICEQFNVSIKEEPYIISELRVVKRFHNLGYMYVHELDEFIIENRDNIVNFAQSKLRFLEKNKYFNPYDIFVWVSLIMLLNQGVDDPENIISNEMFSIPNKNEIDKGIN